taatattatttcccTTTTCGAAGTTACATATTTTTCTTTAGTCAAAATTATAACTTTCAACATCTCTGTTTGTTGTCAAAAAAAGGTTTTTTAGTAATATATTTTTCGCTTTTTggtaatttttatcattttttattgagtaggtctcttgtgagacggcaTCATTAATCTTTATGTGTGAGACTGGTCaattctatcgatattcacaataaaaagtaatactcttatcataaaaagtaatactttttcatggatgaaccaaataagagatacgtTTAACAAAATAcaacatgtgagaccgtctcatacaaagtTTTGTCTTTTTTATTAGGAAAGTTGATGTTGTGGTTAATATTGAATCCACATGAGAAAAAGATCAAAGTCATAATAGAAAAAAAATATCAGCTAAAACtggaattttaaaataaatgatcaaAATATCGAAAATGTAAACATACAAAATCAAAACTACATTTTTTTCTCCCTAATCTTTCCATACATTTTAATTCACATTTCTTCATTTGTGTATAGAAAGTGAAAATACCATATAGAATGGTGTATATAAAAACTATGGTCAAAATAATACTCGAAAAGAGTATATATGTTGACAAACGCAAATCTGTTCCAATTCTACGAGTGAGAAATTTAATCCTTAGACAATACTGATTAGATTCTTTGAATGAAGCCAACTTTTCTAAATGAAAATGTAACAAAAAATAGGATAAATCGATTTAAACCAAAGTTTGAGAAACAttaacataataataataattcatgTGATAGAGACATGGATGGTTAACATTAAGTCAGTCTACATTCCTTTATTCCCAGTTTAGCTCCGTTAGGCCTCACCCAAttttcttagggttttctttCTTGAGGAATGATATTTCTGTGTCGTTGAATCTGTCCTAAAACTTGGATTTTACAATTTTCTGTCTTTTGCCGAACAATGCCTTCGGCTACAAGGTTTTTTGTTCTAACAAATTATTAACGCGCAAgcgaaaattatattttttggtTCCGCAActtatacattttttttttattatttttgatctATTATCGGTCAATTCACTGATTTAATCCACAAAAcactttttttttcaattttagtcaGAGCTTCGAAGTGATAATGGACACATCAACAAATTTAATTAGCACTCTTAAGAAAAATGACTATAAtcgaaaaaaaatacaaattagtAGACTAGGACCGTAAATTGACCGATAATATTGTTAAAAATGCAAAACATATAAATTACGTTTCTTCCAATTGATACAAAGAAGATCAGAAAAATAATCTAACATAATACATACAGAAATATAATAGAGTAAAATATGGAGCTTAAAATGTCTAATAAAAttatgagtaggtcttttgtgagatagtttcacgaatctttatctgtgaaacgggtcaaccctaccgatattcacaataaaaagtaatactcttagcataaaaagtaatactttttaataaatgacccaaataagatatctcttttacaaaatacgatccgtgagatcgtctcacgtaAGTTTTTACCCAAAATTATTTacccaaacacacacacacaacatgTTTTTAATTGAGAATCCAAAatccatatataaatatatatatatatatatatatatatatatatatatatatatatatatatatatatatatatatttaaatacatCGATCCAAATGCAACATGATCGGATAAAAAAACgagaaagaaaaggaaaagtAAACTTACAAAAACTCATACACCAAGAATAAAAGAGACCAGGCACTCCCTTATAAATTTGCAACCATGATTTCACATTATATGTACTATTTAGTGTTAAAATAAGGGCATAATccgaaatcacatgcaacagtatCTTTGATAATGAcgttttaattataataatgaaaacaattaaaatattattattatgataattataATTTCATTATGCAAGTAAACATATTTTGAGAATTATATTATTAACAGTTCACGTTTCTCTCTCTCCCCCTTTGTATCAACAGATATTATCGCTGGCTACCCATGTTCCCACTTCAAAATCTCTCCTTATAAACTAAGAAAGTTTTGATTctcaaattatatattcaacTTTCACACACGAACACGCACAAAAGGTGTGATTTTCTTGGTTTTGATCCATGTTTGGGAACCATGAAGATAGCCTTTTGGCCTCATCGTCATCTTTTGCTCCTCAAGATCACTATCATGGTACTTGCTTTGTGGCGATTTTTTGGTGAACTGAAACCCAAATTCCATTGCTAAATCTTGTCAAAAAATTTTGTAGGTGTTGCACAGTACATGATGAGGACATCCATCTCATATCCTGGGACGGATCGGGCCGAGGAATTGCAGCCGGAGGATGACATGTCGGACGACGAATCGCTGTCGCTTGGAGAAATGAAGAAGAGGAGGCTGAGCCTGGACCAGGTGAAGGCCCTGGAGAAGAGCTTCGAGTCGAGAAACAAACTGGAGCCCGAAAGGAAAATGCAGCTCGCTCGGGCGCTGGGGCTGAAGCCCAGGCAGATCGCAATATGGTTTCAAAACAGGAGGGCCCGATTGAAAACTAAGCAACTGGAGAAGGATTACAATGTCTTGAAGAAACAGTTTGAGTCCATTAAAGCAGAGAATAATGACCTTAAATCCCAGAACAAGAAACTTCAGGCTCAGGTTTGGTTCATATTGCAAATGCATTACATCATGTTTGGCCTTTACATGATCATATGTTCTAAGTTTTTCGaaagcatgaaaaatattagaattatgtgtgtgtttttgtctaaattttttaattttgctGCTGTTGGGGTTACATTTTTTATTGATTAATGCATAATGGTTGGACTATATATTTGCAGTTGTTGGCTCTCAAAAATGGAGACTCGATGGGGTCGGGTCTGGGGAACCTCAACAAAGACAACGAAAAATCTTGGGGCCATGGAAGTGAGAACAGTTTTGATCATGTTAACCTCAATATGACACCAAATGACAGCACATTATATCCTTGTACAGGCAACCGAAATGCTGTCGTTTTGGCTTCATCGAATGTTGTACCTCCTTCTGGCAGCTTGGCACAAGTACTACTCCATAGCATATCAAGGCAAGATCATCATCCTCATCATATCCCGGACCGGCCGCAACTCCGAACGAAGGTTTTTGCAATGTTTTTGGTAGCATTGACGAAAACCCGGAATTTTGGCATTGGCCTGAACAACAAAATTTACCACATTAATCGAACTCAGAATCGGAAAGTTGCCTGTTCATGGACTATACACCAAAATGTTATATATGCagcttttttgtttttttttatacagAAGCAATCAATAACTGATTATACGGTTTTAATTTCTATTTCTCGATATatatgggttttttttttttaaaaaaaagagatTTGGTATATATGTTTTTGGAATACTTAATTTGCAATATAAGATTACAAAAATGATTGTGGTATCATATGATGATCATTAATTATTCGTTTCTTAGTAAGGATCCATGTTACTTGCTAATAGACAAATGCGTCCGCCGTTGATTTCTGGCGGTCTACTCTGGCATGGGCCATAGAAAAACATGTTCTCTTCCTTGCATTCTTGTACTACCCAATTGTCCAATCGCATCACttctttcataattttttttttaaatcaagtTATAACTAGAGGaatcataaacatattttaGGTTAAATGATCAAACATAGTGAAACAATTGTTTAAATAGTACAACCAGTCAGGCTTAGGAACACAAGAGCATTCACATATCATCACATTAAGCAAGATAGAAGCCTAGCCTAGACCCACAAGTGTGGGAGAAAAtgtgataaaaatcatattttcctCCACAATTCATTTCTCGATGATAAACTCTTCTATTTCGATCCCAGTATGCCGAGCACCTCCCTGTACTCTCACCAAAATTTCGTCGCCTACTTCGAGTGAGGTCACAGGGAATGAAGTACACTGATGCCCCTCTGCCGCAACAACAATGATCATGCAATTGAATACAAATTGCATTGAAGAATGTAGTGTTGAAATGAGATTTACCTTCAGGGGAGGCGACTAAAGCAACCGTTTCGGCGTTTTGTAGAAGAATGCTGTAAGTCTGGTTATCCTGATCTCCCTGCATATACCACCCCAAGATGTCTGTTAGCCAATACTCAATAGAAAACCTTTTCAAATTCACGTATGACCCAACATGTGTTTCTAAACCAAAAGTTATAACCTGTGGGATACTTAAAACTAAAtgtttttgtgtaaaaaaaaacTCGATTTTCTTATAACATAGACGGGAACAAACATTAAGTTCCAATGGTTATGTAAAATCAGTGATCACGCAGAATAGTGCAGGCAATTATTGCTCCAATTTGCATAATCACAATTTATGAGAGTAGGACATGCAAATTTGGCTCTTGTACTAATGTAAATCCAGGTGTTTGCTTCTAGCAAAAAACTATGGCTTAAGGTAAAAGAGCAACTAAGATATTTTAAACTATATAAAATTCCAAAACCATGTATTATTCATTTTGTCACGTTGAAAATAACATGGGACACTAAAGGCGGTAATAACCCCCAATGAACTAGATTAGAGACAATGTCCCTACAACTCAAGATCAACGTGGCATATACAGACCTTGGCCTCGATAAGGATTAATTGTCTAGTTTCAATCTTTACACGGCCAACAATTGCTGTTCGCTGCATCCCCGATTGGTCAACAATAATAACCTCTTTTCCCGATTTTAACTCGGACAGGTAGCTAGTCTTCCCCCCTGGGACAGCAACATATGCATGTACCGGACCCTGTACCATTCAAAATTTGAATATAGTTGATTGTTCTTTGATAGAAAGCATAGAGTGCACTAGCCAAGTGTGGATTATGTAAGTCAAAAAAATTTCTGAATTCACTACTACTCACGGCATTGACTCGGAAAGGTCTGCTGGAAATGTAATTTGACTCTAAGCATTCTGAATGAACAAGGAAAAGCCCTCTCGCAAATGATCCGACCTTAAGCACAGAATAAAAATGATTAACGTTTGTGATTCACGAGAAATATCTAAAATAGGAATTTGAAATCAAGGCACAGAAGTAAGTGTAAGTGAAACCAGAAGGCCTTCACCAGGTTTCATAATACTGCAGAGATCTACGCAGACACGGTCGCCCATCCCAGCCATTTGAACCTTAGTTACCCTGGCTTTGGTTAATCCCAAAAGGCTACCTTCCTCGTCTCTTCTATCAAGATAGTCCTGATAATATGCACATCATAAGGTCAACAGCTTTATACAGTGAGCATTAGTAATATCATGTATAAGTTTATTACCTTCAGCTGAAAGATGGATTCAACATCCTCGGTTTTCAAAACTACACCACACAAACCATGCTCCAGTGCCTACTAGTATAGATATATTAATCGAAAAATTTGTAGAGTCGGGACTAAGTAACACAATGGTTCAGAATACGATGCTACCTCAAAGAAAATTTGAGCTTCAGAATATGAGTTTGAGATGGCAAAGACCGTTTTTCTAGTGCCTTGAATCATGGCAACAATATTTTCTGCAGGTATCACCTAGTAGACATATGTAAGTGAGACCAAAAGAGCaaagaaaaacaaagaaaaactaAACTCAGCACCGCAGTTTAACAAACATTGCCCATTCTGAGCCTGTGGTACAGTTTTGGACAGCCCTACAATTACAGCAGAGGCTGGTCGTGTAGACCAAGATGAGATTACTGCTACGCTTAAAAATTACAAGGAAAGCTGGTGAAAAGATGCATAACAACGAAATATACATAGAATATATTAGATATTACCACATTTAACAAGCAAGAAAATATTATCAATCTTCATAGTTTGCCAACACTACCATACTGAGGGAACGATGTTTTAATTTGCATGTAAATACTGGAGATACAACAAGTAGAATTAAGATAGCCGCGGCCCGTCAGGGACAAAAATAGCTATCTACTTCGGCTGGCTGAGATTGACTAGCTTACTTGCCAATTCAGGAGACTAATAACGACATTTTCGGATTCTTCATTCCATGATTGCAGCTTCTCCAGTTCACGGGCCGAAGAGATCTCAAAATAATTAGCAACTTTCTTGCGCTCACCAtcaaagagaataccatcttcaACGAAAAGAGGACAAATTACTGCAATAGCTGCAACAATGTTATAAATGGATTTATCATAATAATTACCTTCAATGTTCAACACTTTTTATAATTGACAAGAATAtcataatatttacaaattcgACTAATTCATTTCAATAAAACTTAGCGTATGCTCACAGGACCACTCAGCGGCGATATTGTCAAGAATATCATAATATTTACACATTCGACTAATTCATTTCAACAAAACTTAAAACAAGGACAGCTTATGCTCACAGGACCACTCAGCGGCGAGTTCCCGGCGGTGAGAATGAAAGATGAAAGTATTCCAACCCCTCTCTACGGCGGCGGTCATGACTTCTTTCTTCTCCGTCCATATCCATACTTGCTTCTTTCCCGAATAACCAGTACTCATTGCTTTGGCAGAGACAAAGTGATTCAGCAATCGGGTCTTATTTCTCTTGCGGTGAAGTGAATCATCGATCAATCTGCAACCTCCCACCCATTTGCCTACGGATGTTAtgcaattataataaacagaaaAAGAATTTCGTTTACTCCAACATTGAATTCTCCGAAGAATTGCAATTTCGAACAAAGAAGGGTGAAAAAAGATTTAACCTTTGACAGGGATTTGGAGGAGAGCAGCTGAATTCAACAGCGCAGCCATTTCAGTGTCCCATCTCAGCTGACGGAAGCTGGtgctttttttttatattaaaattaaaataaattaggaaatgcaaaaatataattaatttttactatttaaattaaaacacCTACTAATATGTGATAATAATgcgaaataaattaataatactaatagtaataatgtttaaaatgttaaaagtaagataataattataattatcaaAATTAATGATGAACAAAAATAAAGCCGGAATCAGTCCAAATGTTAAAATCATATAAACTGAATTGAGTTCAATTCGATTATTTTGGTCTATATCCAAATTAACCAAACTTTCgaggaaaaaatttaaaaattcagatttttatttaataatctaataaaaccgaataaataaaaaaaattgaagctTATTAAAGGAAGGATTTATTCAGTTTAGccgatttttatatataaacaaacgaaactaaatcaaataaaccgATTTTGCAGTCTTTTTTAAAAGCAAAAAGCGAATTTCTAAATTtaccaaattaaatttttttaatttagtcGCTTCAGTCAAATATTTCCGATTAACCAAAGTTTTGCTCCCCACATTTTGTATTAATATTTGTTTATTATTTGCAAGAGTACTTAAAAGGAGCTTTTGCTCCATATGTTTTGCACCGACTCAGGTAACCTTTCCCTGACTGAGGAGAAGAGAAGACATCAAAACCTCATGTGATTCTGCTTTTGGTCTTGTTTCTTGAGTGAGAGTTGAAGAAGTACCCGATCCGGGCTTCAACCATCGGATGTACGTCCTCAAGTCGTCGAAATTCGTGACTGCGTCGGCCACGAGCTGCTTCTTCTTTGGTACTAGTTATTctgcacacgcgttgcgtgtgtacaatcttttttatcattatcgatagaCTAAAGTGAAaattgacaaattatggagggactaaattgatatttgaatgattgaaataaaaataaaagtgtgttgaaataaaaaaaaaacaaaaaaataaaagtgtaatattaCTATAACTGTAAGGGTAATATTGGAAAAAAAAGATGACAGTTTTTATAAGATGCTCAGTCTTAATAAATAGTATAGATATGTAGATTGAATCAACTAAGTCTCATTCTTCACACCACGAAACGGTGGTAATTTGAGCATTTACATAtttccttgatagtaagaagaATTCActgagaaaaaaaaaagcaagATCACTCACCTAGATAAACACTCCATCCATTGCGAAATTCAGCCACCAGACCATGAAACAAAACCACAAAATTCAAATATATTGACAAAAACTcgggatttttgcaagaaaataagagagaaattGATAGCAAAAGAGCCGGGTTTAATCACCTTGTTTCCCTTCTTTTGCGTGACGTTCCAGGAGAGCTTATCCCACTTCGTATCTTCCTGTCCATCTGTGCCTGCTGACCCCTCGAAATCTTGAACTTCTCTTCGTACTTGGCGCGGAAACTGAATCGAGCTGCTGCGTCTGTGTTTCTCTTTTTCTCCGCTTTCCAGGCGTTGCTTCAAGAGTACTCTCGCCGCCATTGGAATGATCCAGTACTGTAATTTGTGCTTCCCCTGGAAACTGATCTTTCATTTTTTGCCATTGCCATTTCAAGGGTTGACAATTTTTAGACCGATCATTTTTCATAttatgataattttaatttaatggaattgttttttcaatatttattcCTTTTATAAATGTTATTAAATCCACCCAGTCCCAAAAATATGAACATTAAACCAAATGCATGTACATGATTTATATATTCTTCTTTCGTTCTTGTCTCGGCCTCGCCTGCCATATTCTTACAATTTTAACAAGGTATCCCAAGCTTGCAGTTCATCCAACCGGCAAATCTCGTCATCTCAGCCACGTGAGTTGCCGGAGCAGCTGATATCTTATCGTATACCTCCGGGTGCTTGCTCGTCCAGATTGGATCTCCAGACTGAACAAAGAATGCACCTCGCAAGAACATGTCGCCTTCAGATCTCCATGTCCACTGTTTCCATACTGATTCTGGTGAGTACTCCCTCTTCGTCACCTGCATTTTTTCCCCAAAATTGATCGTTTAAGTTGGCATCATTGTCATTTTAGTCTTATAATTATTCCCGTTTAACTTTTAGTATATTAGCTTTGCTCGTTTCGCAATTAGACTTCATATCAATGAAAAACGGACTAAAATCACAAAAACATCAAAGTTATTGAGCTCAAACGGAACTGTAACTAAACAGATGGCGTAAATaacaatgagttgaatttacaTGACCAATTAACGAAAAAATAGGTTCTGTTACATACCTCCTTGGCGAAAGGGTTTTCCGGGGGCGCGATGTATCGGTTTCCCTGGCTAATGATGGTGGGGTGTTGGCTGCCACCGATGGCATACATATTCCAATGAGTGTAGTCGTTGTTC
This is a stretch of genomic DNA from Primulina eburnea isolate SZY01 chromosome 11, ASM2296580v1, whole genome shotgun sequence. It encodes these proteins:
- the LOC140806287 gene encoding uncharacterized protein isoform X2: MAALLNSAALLQIPVKGKWVGGCRLIDDSLHRKRNKTRLLNHFVSAKAMSTGYSGKKQVWIWTEKKEVMTAAVERGWNTFIFHSHRRELAAEWSLICPLFVEDGILFDGERKKVANYFEISSARELEKLQSWNEESENVVISLLNWQVIPAENIVAMIQGTRKTVFAISNSYSEAQIFFEALEHGLCGVVLKTEDVESIFQLKDYLDRRDEEGSLLGLTKARVTKVQMAGMGDRVCVDLCSIMKPGEGLLVGSFARGLFLVHSECLESNYISSRPFRVNAGPVHAYVAVPGGKTSYLSELKSGKEVIIVDQSGMQRTAIVGRVKIETRQLILIEAKGDQDNQTYSILLQNAETVALVASPEEGHQCTSFPVTSLEVGDEILVRVQGGARHTGIEIEEFIIEK
- the LOC140806287 gene encoding uncharacterized protein isoform X1, translating into MAALLNSAALLQIPVKGKWVGGCRLIDDSLHRKRNKTRLLNHFVSAKAMSTGYSGKKQVWIWTEKKEVMTAAVERGWNTFIFHSHRRELAAEWSSIAVICPLFVEDGILFDGERKKVANYFEISSARELEKLQSWNEESENVVISLLNWQVIPAENIVAMIQGTRKTVFAISNSYSEAQIFFEALEHGLCGVVLKTEDVESIFQLKDYLDRRDEEGSLLGLTKARVTKVQMAGMGDRVCVDLCSIMKPGEGLLVGSFARGLFLVHSECLESNYISSRPFRVNAGPVHAYVAVPGGKTSYLSELKSGKEVIIVDQSGMQRTAIVGRVKIETRQLILIEAKGDQDNQTYSILLQNAETVALVASPEEGHQCTSFPVTSLEVGDEILVRVQGGARHTGIEIEEFIIEK
- the LOC140806287 gene encoding uncharacterized protein isoform X3, translating into MSTGYSGKKQVWIWTEKKEVMTAAVERGWNTFIFHSHRRELAAEWSSIAVICPLFVEDGILFDGERKKVANYFEISSARELEKLQSWNEESENVVISLLNWQVIPAENIVAMIQGTRKTVFAISNSYSEAQIFFEALEHGLCGVVLKTEDVESIFQLKDYLDRRDEEGSLLGLTKARVTKVQMAGMGDRVCVDLCSIMKPGEGLLVGSFARGLFLVHSECLESNYISSRPFRVNAGPVHAYVAVPGGKTSYLSELKSGKEVIIVDQSGMQRTAIVGRVKIETRQLILIEAKGDQDNQTYSILLQNAETVALVASPEEGHQCTSFPVTSLEVGDEILVRVQGGARHTGIEIEEFIIEK
- the LOC140806287 gene encoding uncharacterized protein isoform X5; the encoded protein is MCKYYDILDNIAAEWSLICPLFVEDGILFDGERKKVANYFEISSARELEKLQSWNEESENVVISLLNWQVIPAENIVAMIQGTRKTVFAISNSYSEAQIFFEALEHGLCGVVLKTEDVESIFQLKDYLDRRDEEGSLLGLTKARVTKVQMAGMGDRVCVDLCSIMKPGEGLLVGSFARGLFLVHSECLESNYISSRPFRVNAGPVHAYVAVPGGKTSYLSELKSGKEVIIVDQSGMQRTAIVGRVKIETRQLILIEAKGDQDNQTYSILLQNAETVALVASPEEGHQCTSFPVTSLEVGDEILVRVQGGARHTGIEIEEFIIEK
- the LOC140806287 gene encoding uncharacterized protein isoform X4 — protein: MCKYYDILDNIAAEWSSIAVICPLFVEDGILFDGERKKVANYFEISSARELEKLQSWNEESENVVISLLNWQVIPAENIVAMIQGTRKTVFAISNSYSEAQIFFEALEHGLCGVVLKTEDVESIFQLKDYLDRRDEEGSLLGLTKARVTKVQMAGMGDRVCVDLCSIMKPGEGLLVGSFARGLFLVHSECLESNYISSRPFRVNAGPVHAYVAVPGGKTSYLSELKSGKEVIIVDQSGMQRTAIVGRVKIETRQLILIEAKGDQDNQTYSILLQNAETVALVASPEEGHQCTSFPVTSLEVGDEILVRVQGGARHTGIEIEEFIIEK